In Cervus elaphus chromosome 3, mCerEla1.1, whole genome shotgun sequence, the following proteins share a genomic window:
- the LOC122678285 gene encoding olfactory receptor 6C2-like, with translation MRNHTAVTTFILLGLTDDPKLQVLLFVFLLLTYMLSVAGNLVIITLTLLDSHLKKPMYYFLRNFSFLEVSFTTVCIPRFLYSMATGDNTVTYNACATQLFFIVLFAATEFFLLAAMSYDRYMAICKPLHYTTLMNNRVCTALVLCCWLAGLLIILPPLGMGLQLEFCDSNVIDHFGCDTSPILQITCSDTVLIERIALSFAVLTLIFTLLCVVLSYTYIIKTILRFPSAQQRKKAFSTCSSHMIVVSIAYGSCIFIYIKPSAKEGVAVNKMVSVLTTSVAPSLNPFIYTLRNKHVKEAFKDTVKRVIFLTKK, from the coding sequence ATGAGAAATCATACAGCAGTAACAACGTTCATCCTCCTGGGACTGACAGACGACCCAAAACTACAAGTTctgctttttgtatttttgcttctcACCTACATGTTGAGTGTGGCTGGGAACCTCGTCATTATCACCCTCACACTTTTGGATTCCCATCTTAAAAAGCCCATGTATTATTTCCTCCGAAACTTCTCTTTCTTAGAAGTCTCATTCACCACGGTCTGTATTCCCAGGTTCCTGTATTCTATGGCAACTGGAGATAATACTGTTACCTACAATGCTTGTGCCacccaattattttttattgtcctCTTCGCAGCAACTGAATTTTTCCTCCTTGCAGCCATGTCTTACGACCGCTACATGGCCATCTGTAAACCCCTGCACTACACCACTCTCATGAACAACAGAGTCTGCACTGCCCTCGTTCTCTGCTGTTGGTTGGCTGGCCTGTTGATCATCCTCCCGCCTCTTGGCATGGGCCTCCAGCTGGAATTCTGTGACTCGAATGTGATTGATCATTTTGGCTGTGACACatctcctattttacagataactTGCTCAGACACCGTGTTAATAGAGAGAATTGCTTTGAGTTTTGCTGTGCTAACACTCATTTTTACTTTACTGTGTGTGGTCCTCTCCTATACATACATCATCAAGACCATTCTAAGATTCCCTTCTGCCcaacaaaggaaaaaagcttTTTCCACCTGTTCTTCCCACATGATTGTGGTTTCCATCGCCTATGGCAGCTGCATCTTCATTTACATCAAGCCTTCAGCCAAGGAAGGAGTGGCCGTCAACAAAATGGTGTCTGTGCTCACAACCTCCGTCGCCCCTTCGCTGAATCCGTTCATCTACACACTTCGGAACAAACACGTGAAAGAGGCCTTTAAAGACACAGTAAAACGAGTTATATTTCTCACAAAGAAGTAA